In Nocardioides daphniae, the DNA window GTCGCTCTTCGCCCGCAAGGGCTACGGCGGGGCCTCGATGCGCGAGATCGGCGCAGCGGTGGGGATGCAGGCCGCGAGCATCTACGGCCACTTCCCCCTGGGCAAGAAGCAGATCCTGATCGACGGCCTGCTCGACATCCTCGACGACTTCCTGGTCGTGGTCGTCGAGCCGGTTGCCACCGGTCGACCTGCCCGCGAGGAGCTGGTCGACCTGGTGACGCGCCACGTCGGCTGGCGCCTCGACAAGGGCGACATGTCGCTGGCCTGGGACGCGGCCTACTTCGGCCTCGGCATGACCGAGGTCCTGGAGGACCGGCACATGGCGGCGCTGATCGCGGTCGTCGACCAGTACCGCAGCTACATCACCGCGCTGGTCGGCGAGGTCGGCGACCCCGCGGAGGCCGCCGGGACCGCCCGGGCCGTGATGTCGCTGTGCGACACCAGCGACCGGCTGCGGCTGGGTCCCGACGAGCCCCGCGAGGACGTCGTCGCGCGGGTGGTCACCCTCGTGCTGCGGTGCTGCCGCGCGGAGTGACCGACCCGGTCACATCCGCCAGCAGGAGGACGCCGCCGGCAGCCCGGCGAACCGCGCCTCCAGGAAGGCGTAGATCTCCGTCGCGTGGTTGAGCATGCCGCCCACGTGCAGCGGTGAGAGGTTGCTGCTCAGCCGCACCGTCGCGCCGCGGTTGCACCAGTCTTTGGTCAGCTGCGTGGCCACCCGGTGGGGCACGACGTCGTCGAGGTGGCTGTGGGTGACCAGCACCGGCGCGTTGGGCTTGATGGTGCCGATGCGCTGGTCGGCGATCATCCGGTCGAAGGGTGCCCGCTTGATCAGCTCGGCCAGCCCGGCGCCGTCCGCGGTGTAGTCCGACGACTTCGTGAAGGCCGCCCCGAGCAGGTCGAAGACGCAGTCGTCGGCGATCTTGGCGAACATCTCGGTGCCCTTGGCGTTGAGGTAGGGCGTCATGTCGATGCCGTAGCTCGAGGTCAGGCCCGCGATGGCGAACCAGGTGAAGAGCGAGTAGAGGCTGCCGTCGATGGCGTCCGGCAGCGCACGCAGGTCGGCCGGGACGGCGCTGGCCACCGTGCCCTTCACCTTCATGCCGGGGGCGTAGGAGCCCGCGAGCTCGGCGGCCGACGCGGCACCCGCGCCACCCTGGGAGTAGCCGGCGAAGGCGACCGGGCTGGTGGCGGTCAGGCCGGTGGAAGGCATCCGCTGCGCGGCGCGCACGATGTCGATCACCGCGCGGCCCTGGGAGACGCGGTCCATGTAGGTGTGCATCCCGGCGGTGCCGAGACCCTCGTAGTCGGTCATCGCGATGGCGTAGCCGCGGGCCAGCAGCCCGGCCATGAAGAACGACTCGTACTCGAAGAGCTCGCTGAAGACGCGCGACGGGGCGCAGGAGTCGCCGATCCCCTGGGTGCCGACGGCGTAGCCGATGACGGGCCGGGTCCCCGGACCCACCCACTTGGCCTTCGGCACGAAGATCGAGCCGGAGACCGCGACCGGCTTCCCGGTGCGGTTGGTGGAGCGGTAGAGCACGCGCTGGGCGTCGAAGGCGACGGTGTGCCCGTCGACCGGGTCGAGCAGCAGGTCGAGCTTCTCGCTGCGGATCAGGTCACCGTTGGCGGCCGGCAGGGTGGCCGGCGCCTCGTAGAACGCGGGGCGCGGCTCCTCCGCGGACGCCGTGGGCGTCGCGGTGAGGGGCAGGACGGCCAGCACGGCCGTGACGACGACGGCCGCCGTGGAGCGGGCATGACGAATGGGGTTCACGCAGGGTCTCCCTCCCGAGGTGAGGACCCCCGAGCGGACCCTCACAGTGCTGGTGTCACAAAACCAGTGATCCAGGTCACACGCAAGAGTCGTCCCACCGGAGGGTCCCGGAGCAGGCCGGAGCAGGCCGGAACTCCTCGACGATCCGAGGCGTTCACACCACGCATGACACACTTGACGCCCACGGCGTCACGCCGTGCACGGCGAACCCCTCGTCTCCCTCCCCCACCTCGATCCAGGAGAAGTACATGTCCGTGAGCCCGCTCGTGTGGGGCCTGACCGTCGTCGCCATCTTGGGACTGCTGGCGTTCGACTTCTTCTTCCACGTGCGCAAGGCGCACGTGCCGACGCTGAAGGAGGCGGCGATCTGGTCGGCGATCTACGTCGGCTTCGCGATCGTCTTCGGCCTGGCGTCCTGGTCTTCGGCGGCGGCCAGATGGGGTCGGAGTACTTCGCCGGCTACATCACCGAGAAGGCGCTGAGCGTCGACAACCTCTTCGTCTTCCTGATCATCATGGCGAGCTTCAAGGTGCCCCGTGAGGACCAGCAGAAGGTGCTGCTCTTCGGCATCGTCTTCGCGCTGATCGCGCGCACGGGCTTCATCCTGCTGGGCGCCGCGCTGATCAACCAGTTCGCCTGGATCTTCTACCTCTTCGGCCTGATCCTGCTGCTCACCGCCGGCAACCTGCTCAAGGGTGAGGACGAGGAAGAGGAGGTCGACAACTTCGTCATCCGCCTGGCCAAGCGCTTCCTGCACACCTCGGACCACTACGACGGCGACAAGCTGTTCACGGTCGAGAACGGCAAGAAGGTCATGACCCCGATGCTGCTGGTCATGGTGGCCATCGGCGGCACGGACATCCTCTTCGCCCTCGACTCGATCCCCGCGATCTTCGGCCTCACCCAGAACACGTTCATCGTCTTCACCGCGACCGCGTTCTCGCTGATGGGTCTGCGCCAGCTCTTCTTCCTGATCGACGGCCTGCTGGACCGCCTGATCTTCCTCTCCTACGGCCTCGCCGCGATCCTCGCCTTCATCGGCGTGAAGCTGATCCTGCACGCGCTGCACGAGAACAACCTGCCCTTCATCAACGACGGCGAGCACGTCAACGTCGTCGAGGTCAGCATCGGCCTGTCGCTCTCGGTCATCCTGGGTGTCCTGCTCGTGACCGTCCTGGCGTCGCTGCTCAGCCCGGCGGGCAAGGCCCACGCGGTCATCGCCAACGCCCGTCGTCACGCCGAGGCCTACCTCGACGCCGACTACACGCAGGACGAGAACGAGCGCGAGCGCCTCTACGCCGAGCTGATGCAGGCGCGCGAGCAGGTCAAGACCCTCCCGGAGAAGTACCAGGAGAAGGCCCGTCAGGAGACCCCGCTGGTCGACCTGCTGCGCCAGGTCGCGGAGAGCCACGACGCCGCCGCCGAGCGCGGCGAGGTGCCGCCCACCACGCACCAGCCCCTCTGACGCTCCTTCGCACGTGACACGAGCGCCGGCACCGACGGGGTCGGCGCTCGTGCGCGTCGTGGGGTGCCTCAGCCCCAGAAGATCCGGTCGACGACGGCGTGCGCGCGCCGCGTCGTACGCAGGTAGTCGTTGACCATCCGGTCGGTGTCGTCGAGGTCGTAGCCCAGGAGGCTGGCCAGGGCCGCGCGCTCCTTGGGGTCCTTGGGCAACGAGTCGGTGCCCTTGCCGCGTACGAGGGTGGCGGCGTTGCGCATACGGCTCGCGAGCCGCCACGCCTCCCGCAGCACATGCGCGTCGTCGGGGTCGATGAGGTCGGCCTCGACCGCCGCGTCGAGCGCCGGGAGCGTCACCGGCGTCCGCAGCGCCGGCACCCGGCCCGCCCACTGCATCTGGAGCAGCTGCACGGTCCACTCGATGTCGCTGAGGCCGCCGCGGCCCAGCTTGAAGTGGGTGTGCGGGTCGGCGCCGCGCGGGAGCCGCTCGGTGTCGACGCGGGCCTTGATCCGGCGCACCTCGACGACGTCGTCGTCGCTGGCCCCCTCGGCGGGGTAGCGCAACGGGTCGATGAGCGCGGTGAAGCGCTCCCGCAGGCCGGGGTCGCCGATCACCGCGTCGGCACGCAGCAGCGCCTGCGCCTCCCACAGCGCCGACCACTTGGCGTAGTAGGCGGCGTACGAGTCGAGGCTGCGGGTCAGCGCACCCTGGCGCCCCTCCGGGCGCAGGTCGGCATCGACCTCCAGCGCCGGGTCGGTGCCCGGGGTGGCGAGCAGCGTGCGTACGTCGTTGGCCACCGCGGCAGCGAACTGCGACGCCTCGTGGGCGTCGGCGCCCTCGACGACCTCGTGCACGAACATCACGTCGGCGTCGCTGGCGTAGGAGAGCTCGAAGCCGCCGTAGCGGCCCATCGCCACGATCGCCATCCGGGCCGGGGGCGCGTCGAAGCCGCGGCTCGCGGCCTGGTCGCGCATGACCGCCTGCAACGTCGCCTCCAGGGTGGCGTCGGTCATCGAGGTGAGGGCCCGGCCCGCCTCCTCGACGTCGGTCTCGCCGAAGATCTCGCCGACGGCGATCCGGAAGAGCTCACGGCGCCGGATGCCGCGGACCGCGCGCACCGCGTCGACCGCGCTGGCCTGGCGCAGCGCGGTGGCCACGGTCTCGGAGGTGAGCGCCTCCTTGCTGAGCGGGGTGAGGTCCTCGCCGAGGATCTTGACGCCCTGGGGCTCACGCTCCAGCAGGCCGCTGACGAAGCGGGAGGTGGAGAGCACGCGGGCGAGGCGCTCGGCCACCTGCCCCTCGTCGCGCAGCTGGCGCAGGTACCAGGGGGTGTCGCCGAGGGTCTCGCTGATCCGACGGAAGCCGAAGAGCCCGGCGTCGGGGTCGGGTGAGTCGGCGAACCACTCCAGCATCACCGGCAGCAGCGTGCGCTGGATGTTGGCGCTGCGCGAGACCCCCGAGGTGAGCGCCTCGAGGTGGCGCAGGGCTGCCCGCGGGTCCCCGTAGCCCAGCGCCTTCAGCCGCTCCTCGGCCTGGGCCAGGGTCAGGCGGGCGTCGGGGCCCGGGATCCGTGCCACCGCCTCCAGCAGCGGCCGGTAGAAGAGCTTCTCGTGGAGGCGTCGCACCAGCCGGCGGCGCCGCTGCCACTCCTCCTCCAGGGTCGTCGCGGGGTTGCGAAAGAAGCCCATGGAGCGGCCCAGGCGGCGCAGGGCGGCCTCGTCGGCCGGGACCACGTGGGTGCGCCGCAGCTGGAAGAGCTGGATGCGGTGCTCGAGTGAGCGGAGGAACGTGTAGGCCTCGTGCAGCGCCTCGCCGTCGGCCCGACCGACGTAGCCGCCGCGGGTCAGCTGGAAGAGGCCGCTGAGCGTCGTCGGGGCGCGCACCGTCTCGTCGGCCCGCCCGTGCACCAACTGGAGCAGCTGCACCGCGAACTCCACGTCGCGCAGGCCACCGGCGCCCAGCTTGAGCTGGCGCTGCGCCTCCTTGCTGGGGATGTGCTCCAGCACCCGGCGTCGCATCGCCTGGACGTCGGGCACGAAGCCGTCGCGCTCGGCCACCGACCAGACCATCGGGGCGACCATCTCGCAGAAGCGCTCACCCAGCTCGACGTCGCCCGCGACGGGGCGCGCCTTCAGCAGTGCCTGGAACTCCCAGGTCTTGGCCCAGCGCTCGTAGTAGCCCCGGTGGCTGGCGACCGTGCGCACCAGCGGGCCCTGGTTGCCCTCGGGCCGCAGGCCTGCGTCGACCGGCCAGATCGTGCCCTCGCGGGTGTGCTCGGAGCAGACCTGCATGAGGTGGGCGGCCAGCTGGGTCGCCACCCGGGTGGCGTCGTGCTCCTCCACCCCGTCGGCGGCCTCGTGCACGAAGATCACGTCGACGTCGGAGACGTAGTTGAGCTCGTGCGCGCCGCACTTGCCCATCGCGATCACCGCGAGCCGCGCCCGGGCGGACTGCTCCCCACCCGCGCGCGGGCGACGGCCAGTGCGGCCTCGAGGGTGCCTGTGGCGAGGTCGGAGATCTCCGCGGCCGTGTCGTCGAGCTGCTGCCCGTGCGCCAGGTCGCGGGCGACCAGGGGCAGCAGCAGCCGGCGGTAGGCGACCCTCAGGTTGTCGACGGCCTCCGCGTCGGGCAGCGTCGCTGTCGGGGCGTCGCTGTCGGGGTCGGCCCCACGCTCTGCAGCAGCTGCTCGCGCAGCCGCCAGGCGGCAGACCGGGTGCAGGGCAGGGAGTCGTCCTGCAGCACCTGCCAGTGGTCGGGGTGGCGTACCAGGTGCTCGCCCAGGGCCTGGCTGGCGCCGAGCACGTGGACCAGGCGGCAGGCGGTCGCGTCATCGGCGGCCAGGGCGGCGAGCAGCTGCGTACGCCCGTCAGTGGCGGCCTCGACCGCGTCGCGCAGGGAGAGCAGCGTACGCAGGGCGAGGTCCGGGTCGGCGGCCTTCGCCAGGTGCTCGAGGACGACCTCGTACGCCTCCCCCAGCTCAGCGAGGCCCGTGCGGGCGGCCGCGAGGTCCTCGAACCCCGTCCGGACGAGGAGCGTGGTGCTGGGGGGTGGGACATCGGTCGAGTCCGTCACTCCATGTAGTGCGGCAACCCGGCGTCGGGCAGCTCGACGTCGGCACGACGCTCGGGCCGCAGCAGCATGAAGCGGACCGCGGCCATCACGATCACGAAGAGTCCGAGCAGCGGGAGCAGACGGTCCCAGCCGGTCTGGCCGCCGGGGCTCACCCCGACGAGGCCGACCTGGGAGGCGTCCCACGCGTAGTAGGCCACGATGCCCGCGATGCCGAGGAGGACGACCAGGACCGTGCGCTCCACCCCCGTGGGGCGGCGCGTCAGCACCGACGGGCTCGTCGGCCAGGGCACGGCGCAGATCGCGACGAGCAGCACGCCGACGCCGATGGAGATCCACGACATGCCGAGCAGGTCCTGGGTGTCGACGGGGTGCAGCTTGGCGAAGAGCCACCCCGACGCGAGCATGCCGAGGCCGGCGAAGGCGGTGCGCGCACGCGTCGAGGAGGTCGAGACCGGCAGCCACATCAGGGCGCTGATCGTCGAGATGAGCAGGATCGCCGCGACGATGATCGCCAGCGGGAGGGTGAACTCGTAGAAGACGATGTCGTCGGCCTGGTTGCGCACGCCGGGGTCGAGGGCGATCAGCACCCAGGTGATGCCGCTGAGGAAGGCCAGCCAGAGCATCGGCTCCAGGACGACCCGGATCGGGCCGCTGACGCGGGTCGCGTCGACACGGACGTCCTTGCCGATCTTCTTCGACCGCTTCACCGAGACCGGGCGGAGCCGGTCGTCGAGCACCGGCCCACGGGCCACCGGCGCGTCACTGACCACGACCCGCTCTGCCTGGTCGGCCCGGCGGGCTCCGGCGCGACGCTGCGACTGCCCCCATGCAGCCATGTCAGATCACCGGAAGCATCTGGTCGCGCTCGAAGGCGGAGACCTGTCCGCGGTAGGCGTCCCACTCCGCCCGCTTGTTGCGCAGGAAGAAGTCGAAGACGTGCTCGCCGAGGGTCTCGGCGACCAGCTCGGAGCTCTCCGCCATGTTGATCGCCTCGTAGAGGGTGCGCGGCAGCTCCTGGATGCCGAGGCTGCGGCGCTCGCGCTCGGTGAGCGACCAGACGTCCTCCTCGGCCTCCCGCGGCAGCTCGTAGCCCTCCTCGATGCCCTTCATGCCGGCGGCGAGCGTCACGGCGAAGGCGAGGTAGGGGTTGCAGGCGGCGTCGAGCGAGCGGAGCTCGATGCGGGTCGACTGGCCCTTGCCGGGCTTGTACATCGGCACCCGGATCATCGCGGAGCGGTTGTTGTGGCCCCACGAGATGTACGACGGCGCCTCGCCGCCGCCGATCAGGCGCTTGTAGGAGTTGACCCACTGGTTGGTCACGGCGGAGATCTCCGCGGCGTGGGTCAGCAGGCCGGCCATGAACTGGCGGCCCGTGGTGGAGAGCTGGTACTGCGAGCCGGCCTCGTAGAAGGCGTTGCGGTCGCCCTCGAAGAGGGAGAGGTGCGTGTGCATGCCGGAGCCGGGCTGCTGGGTGAAGGGCTTGGGCATGAAGGAGGCCCACACGCCCTGGCCCAGCGCCACCTCACGGATGACGGTGCGGAAGGTCATGATGTTGTCGGCCGTGGTCAGGGCGTCGGCGTAGCGCAGGTCGATCTCCTGCTGGCCCGGACCGGCCTCGTGGTGGCTGAACTCCACCGAGATGCCCATCGACTCGAGCATCGTGATCGCCTCGCGGCGGAAGTCGGCGCCGGCCGACTGCGCGGTGTGGTCGAAGTAGCCGGAGCTGTCGACCGGGCGCGGCTCGACGCCGGCCTCCGGGGAGTCCTTGAAGAGGTAGAACTCGATCTCGGGGTGCGTGTAGAAGCTGAAGCCCTTGTCGGCGGCCTTCGCGAGGGTGCGCTTGAGCACGTGGCGAGGGTCGGCGTACGACGGGCTGCCGTCCGGCATCATGATGTCGCAGAACATGCGCGCGGTCGACGGGGCGTCGCCGCGCCACGGCAGGATCTGGAAGGTCGACGGGTCCGGCTTGGCCAGCATGTCGGCCTCCTGGACGCGCGCGAAGCCCTCGATCGCCGAGCCGTCGAAGCCGATGCCCTCACCGAAGGCGCTCTCCAGCTCCGCCGGGGCGATCGCCACCGACTTGAGGAACCCGAGAACGTCGGTGAACCACAGACGTACGAACCGGACGTCGCGCTCCTCGAGAGCGCGGAGAACGAAGTCTTCCTGCTTGCCCATGGGGGCAACTATGTCGTACGCCCACCACCGGGACGTGCAGTTCCCCCCAAACCGGTCTCACGCGGCGGGAATTCGCTCCATCTCGGCCAGCCAGGCGGCCGGGCTGGCGTCCGAGGGCATCCGCCAGTCGCCGCGCGGCGACATGGTGCCGCCGGCGCTGACCTTGGGTCCGTTGGGCAGGGCGCTGCGCTTGAACTGGTTGGCGAAGAAGCGCCGGATGAAGACCTCCAGCCACACGCGCACCTGGGCCAGGTCGTACTCGGGGCGCTCGTCCTCGGGGAAGCCGGGCGGCCACTCGCCCACCGTCGCGTCGCGCCACGCGTGCATCGCCAGGAAGGCGACCTTGCTGGGGCGCTGGCCGCGGCGGACCATGTGGAAGAGCGTGAAGTCCTGGAGGTTGTAGGGGCCGACCGTGTCCTGGGTGGCCTGCGGCTTCACGCCCTCGACGTCGGGGATCAACTCGGGGGTGATCTCCTGCGCCAGCACCGCGCGCAGCACCTCGTTGGTCTCGTCGTCGAACTCGCCCGAGTCGGCGACCCACCGGATCAGGTGCTGCACGAGGGTCTTGGGCACGCCCGCGTTGACGCCGTAGTGCGACATCTGGTCGCCGACACCGTAGGTGCACCAGCCGAGCGCCAGCTCGGACAGGTCGCCCGTGCCCACCACCAGGCCGCCGTTGTGGTTGGCGAGGCGGAAGAGGTAGTCGTAGCGCAGACCTGCCTGGACGTTCTCGAAGGTGACGTCGTAGACCTCCTTGCCCTCGGCGAACGGGTGCCCCAGGTCGGAGAGCATCTGGGTCGCCGCGGGCCGGATGTCGATCTCCTGGAAGGTGACCCCCAAGCTCGTGGCCAACCGGGTGGCCAGTGACTTGGAGGTGTCGCCGGTCGCGAAGCCCGGCATCGTGTAGCCGAGCACGTCGCTGCGCGGGCGCCCGAGACGGTCCATCGCCTTGGCGGCCACGATCAGGGCGTGGGTGGAGTCGAGGCCG includes these proteins:
- a CDS encoding glutamine synthetase family protein — protein: MGKQEDFVLRALEERDVRFVRLWFTDVLGFLKSVAIAPAELESAFGEGIGFDGSAIEGFARVQEADMLAKPDPSTFQILPWRGDAPSTARMFCDIMMPDGSPSYADPRHVLKRTLAKAADKGFSFYTHPEIEFYLFKDSPEAGVEPRPVDSSGYFDHTAQSAGADFRREAITMLESMGISVEFSHHEAGPGQQEIDLRYADALTTADNIMTFRTVIREVALGQGVWASFMPKPFTQQPGSGMHTHLSLFEGDRNAFYEAGSQYQLSTTGRQFMAGLLTHAAEISAVTNQWVNSYKRLIGGGEAPSYISWGHNNRSAMIRVPMYKPGKGQSTRIELRSLDAACNPYLAFAVTLAAGMKGIEEGYELPREAEEDVWSLTERERRSLGIQELPRTLYEAINMAESSELVAETLGEHVFDFFLRNKRAEWDAYRGQVSAFERDQMLPVI
- a CDS encoding bifunctional [glutamine synthetase] adenylyltransferase/[glutamine synthetase]-adenylyl-L-tyrosine phosphorylase, whose product is MGKCGAHELNYVSDVDVIFVHEAADGVEEHDATRVATQLAAHLMQVCSEHTREGTIWPVDAGLRPEGNQGPLVRTVASHRGYYERWAKTWEFQALLKARPVAGDVELGERFCEMVAPMVWSVAERDGFVPDVQAMRRRVLEHIPSKEAQRQLKLGAGGLRDVEFAVQLLQLVHGRADETVRAPTTLSGLFQLTRGGYVGRADGEALHEAYTFLRSLEHRIQLFQLRRTHVVPADEAALRRLGRSMGFFRNPATTLEEEWQRRRRLVRRLHEKLFYRPLLEAVARIPGPDARLTLAQAEERLKALGYGDPRAALRHLEALTSGVSRSANIQRTLLPVMLEWFADSPDPDAGLFGFRRISETLGDTPWYLRQLRDEGQVAERLARVLSTSRFVSGLLEREPQGVKILGEDLTPLSKEALTSETVATALRQASAVDAVRAVRGIRRRELFRIAVGEIFGETDVEEAGRALTSMTDATLEATLQAVMRDQAASRGFDAPPARMAIVAMGRYGGFELSYASDADVMFVHEVVEGADAHEASQFAAAVANDVRTLLATPGTDPALEVDADLRPEGRQGALTRSLDSYAAYYAKWSALWEAQALLRADAVIGDPGLRERFTALIDPLRYPAEGASDDDVVEVRRIKARVDTERLPRGADPHTHFKLGRGGLSDIEWTVQLLQMQWAGRVPALRTPVTLPALDAAVEADLIDPDDAHVLREAWRLASRMRNAATLVRGKGTDSLPKDPKERAALASLLGYDLDDTDRMVNDYLRTTRRAHAVVDRIFWG
- a CDS encoding lipase family protein encodes the protein MNPIRHARSTAAVVVTAVLAVLPLTATPTASAEEPRPAFYEAPATLPAANGDLIRSEKLDLLLDPVDGHTVAFDAQRVLYRSTNRTGKPVAVSGSIFVPKAKWVGPGTRPVIGYAVGTQGIGDSCAPSRVFSELFEYESFFMAGLLARGYAIAMTDYEGLGTAGMHTYMDRVSQGRAVIDIVRAAQRMPSTGLTATSPVAFAGYSQGGAGAASAAELAGSYAPGMKVKGTVASAVPADLRALPDAIDGSLYSLFTWFAIAGLTSSYGIDMTPYLNAKGTEMFAKIADDCVFDLLGAAFTKSSDYTADGAGLAELIKRAPFDRMIADQRIGTIKPNAPVLVTHSHLDDVVPHRVATQLTKDWCNRGATVRLSSNLSPLHVGGMLNHATEIYAFLEARFAGLPAASSCWRM
- a CDS encoding TetR/AcrR family transcriptional regulator: MTAHASVVADERARFVASVRDLTDPVKGTTRHRVATEAMSLFARKGYGGASMREIGAAVGMQAASIYGHFPLGKKQILIDGLLDILDDFLVVVVEPVATGRPAREELVDLVTRHVGWRLDKGDMSLAWDAAYFGLGMTEVLEDRHMAALIAVVDQYRSYITALVGEVGDPAEAAGTARAVMSLCDTSDRLRLGPDEPREDVVARVVTLVLRCCRAE
- a CDS encoding TerC/Alx family metal homeostasis membrane protein, with the translated sequence MGSEYFAGYITEKALSVDNLFVFLIIMASFKVPREDQQKVLLFGIVFALIARTGFILLGAALINQFAWIFYLFGLILLLTAGNLLKGEDEEEEVDNFVIRLAKRFLHTSDHYDGDKLFTVENGKKVMTPMLLVMVAIGGTDILFALDSIPAIFGLTQNTFIVFTATAFSLMGLRQLFFLIDGLLDRLIFLSYGLAAILAFIGVKLILHALHENNLPFINDGEHVNVVEVSIGLSLSVILGVLLVTVLASLLSPAGKAHAVIANARRHAEAYLDADYTQDENERERLYAELMQAREQVKTLPEKYQEKARQETPLVDLLRQVAESHDAAAERGEVPPTTHQPL